Proteins from a genomic interval of Desulfofustis limnaeus:
- the msbA gene encoding lipid A export permease/ATP-binding protein MsbA — MSNKEILTRLLGFLRPYRSKLIVSMFAMVFVALLTGVQTYMVKDLLDKIFIEKNAYYLYALTIAVVVVFGVKGLFYYTYNFLLEKVGLSIIKDFRALVFRHIHLQPLSFFHRYPTGTLISRVIADVALIQYAVSSSLVGILRDFLSIIVLLGVVFYLNWHLALFCFAILPLAAYPIVAFGKIFRRLSTKAQEETANCSNVLYETITGNRIVKAFNMEEHENTRFTGQLDTLFRVTVQDAKFRCLQHPLMEFIGGLALSLFIWFGGRLVINGTMTPGEFFALMTSLIVAYDPVKRIGKVNSAIQQGLAAATRIFAILDIKPEIGNREDAVDLPPFHGSIEFRNVSLTYEDETQALRDINLSVPAGQTLAIVGHSGGGKTTLTNLIPRFLDVSSGSITVDGHDLRQVTLHSLRDQIAIVTQQTILFNDTIRNNIAYGKFDCTDEAILEAAEAAHALKFINELPKGFDTVIGEGGTRLSGGQRQRISIARALLKDAPILILDEATSALDTESEREVQSALENLMKNRTTFVIAHRLSTIRNADRIIVIKNGRIVEDGTHDTLLARHGEYEQLYTMQFN, encoded by the coding sequence ATGTCCAATAAAGAAATCCTCACCAGGCTGCTGGGCTTTCTTCGGCCGTATCGATCCAAACTGATCGTTTCGATGTTCGCCATGGTCTTCGTTGCCTTGCTTACCGGGGTTCAGACCTATATGGTCAAAGACCTGCTGGACAAGATTTTCATCGAAAAAAACGCCTATTACCTGTATGCGCTGACCATCGCCGTGGTCGTTGTTTTTGGCGTTAAGGGGCTCTTTTATTACACCTACAATTTTTTGCTGGAAAAGGTGGGGCTCTCGATAATCAAGGATTTTCGCGCACTCGTCTTTCGCCATATCCATCTCCAGCCGCTGTCGTTCTTTCACCGCTATCCGACCGGCACCCTCATCTCCCGGGTCATTGCCGACGTGGCCTTGATTCAATATGCGGTCTCGAGTTCACTGGTGGGGATCCTGCGTGACTTTCTGTCCATCATCGTCCTGCTCGGCGTGGTTTTTTATCTCAATTGGCATCTGGCTCTCTTCTGCTTTGCCATCTTGCCGCTGGCCGCTTACCCGATCGTCGCCTTCGGTAAAATTTTCCGAAGACTCAGCACCAAGGCCCAAGAAGAGACGGCGAATTGCTCCAACGTGCTCTACGAGACGATCACCGGCAACCGGATCGTCAAGGCGTTCAACATGGAGGAGCACGAAAACACTCGCTTTACCGGACAGTTGGATACCCTCTTCCGGGTCACCGTCCAGGATGCTAAATTCCGTTGCCTGCAGCACCCGTTGATGGAGTTCATCGGCGGTCTCGCCCTTTCGTTGTTCATCTGGTTCGGCGGCCGGTTGGTGATCAACGGCACCATGACGCCGGGTGAATTTTTCGCTTTGATGACCTCGCTGATCGTCGCCTACGATCCGGTAAAGCGTATCGGTAAAGTCAATTCCGCCATCCAGCAGGGCCTCGCCGCCGCCACCAGAATCTTTGCCATCCTCGACATCAAGCCGGAAATCGGCAACCGCGAAGATGCCGTGGACCTGCCGCCGTTCCACGGCAGTATCGAGTTTCGCAACGTCTCCCTCACCTACGAGGACGAGACCCAGGCGTTACGCGACATCAATCTGAGCGTCCCGGCCGGCCAGACGCTGGCCATCGTCGGTCACAGCGGCGGTGGCAAGACCACCCTGACCAATCTCATCCCACGCTTTCTCGATGTCAGCTCCGGGAGCATCACCGTTGACGGCCATGACCTGCGCCAGGTGACCTTACATTCATTGCGGGATCAGATAGCCATCGTCACCCAGCAGACCATCCTGTTCAATGACACCATTCGCAACAATATCGCCTATGGCAAGTTCGATTGCACCGATGAGGCCATTCTGGAAGCCGCCGAAGCCGCCCACGCCCTGAAGTTCATCAACGAATTACCCAAGGGCTTTGATACCGTTATCGGCGAGGGAGGAACCAGGCTGTCGGGCGGGCAGCGACAACGCATTTCCATCGCCAGAGCCCTGCTCAAGGACGCCCCGATCCTCATTCTCGATGAAGCCACTTCGGCCCTGGACACGGAATCTGAACGGGAAGTACAGAGCGCTCTGGAGAATCTGATGAAGAATCGCACCACCTTCGTCATTGCCCATCGACTCTCCACCATCAGGAACGCCGACCGGATCATCGTCATCAAGAACGGCAGAATCGTCGAGGACGGCACCCACGATACCCTGTTGGCCAGACACGGTGAATATGAGCAACTCTACACCATGCAGTTCAACTGA
- a CDS encoding lysophospholipid acyltransferase family protein translates to MTTVKHRLEYAALRATVGLINSMPLPLINGLTTGLSRLVWMAFPFRMPVAYDNISTVFPDMPHAQKLALLRKAYRQFITAAGLILVINRPQNTGLIKNAQISGLDCLDRALAQNKGVILTTYHGCWFEAYFAWFSQGNRPTSLIYQQQNNPLCDAFFVRQRQRYGSNLEHIHSLEKLHVYEEALRRNRILIVSLDQNYTDNGTPVRFFDKEFTCARGSALLHLRTGAPVLTSVYYLKDGRLHIDFEPVQLPSYPDITDEAIKDISNRAIQLYEKTIRAYPDQWFSLFHRLWKKTGYPFKIRRSFSDLIASDR, encoded by the coding sequence ATGACAACCGTAAAACACCGCCTTGAATATGCTGCCCTGCGGGCCACGGTCGGCCTGATCAACAGCATGCCGCTGCCCCTGATCAACGGACTGACAACCGGCCTCAGTCGGCTAGTGTGGATGGCGTTTCCTTTCCGAATGCCCGTTGCCTATGACAATATCAGCACCGTTTTTCCCGATATGCCACATGCCCAGAAACTGGCGCTGCTGCGCAAAGCCTATCGGCAATTCATTACCGCTGCCGGCCTGATTCTGGTCATCAATCGGCCGCAGAACACCGGCCTGATCAAAAACGCCCAGATCTCCGGACTGGATTGTCTCGATCGGGCCCTGGCGCAGAACAAAGGGGTCATCCTCACCACCTACCATGGCTGCTGGTTCGAGGCATACTTCGCCTGGTTCAGTCAGGGAAACCGACCCACCAGCTTGATCTACCAGCAACAGAACAATCCGCTCTGCGACGCCTTTTTTGTCAGGCAGCGGCAACGCTACGGCAGCAACCTGGAACATATTCACAGCCTGGAGAAGCTGCACGTCTATGAAGAGGCTCTGCGGCGCAACCGCATCCTGATCGTCAGCCTCGATCAGAATTACACCGACAACGGTACGCCGGTGCGTTTTTTCGACAAAGAGTTCACCTGTGCCCGAGGCTCCGCCCTGCTGCACCTGAGAACCGGTGCGCCGGTCCTGACCAGCGTCTATTACCTCAAGGACGGTCGGTTGCATATCGACTTCGAACCGGTACAGCTGCCGTCCTATCCGGATATAACCGACGAGGCCATCAAAGATATCAGCAACCGAGCCATCCAACTCTACGAGAAGACCATCCGCGCCTATCCCGACCAATGGTTCAGCCTGTTTCACCGGCTTTGGAAAAAAACCGGCTATCCTTTTAAAATAAGGAGATCTTTTTCAGATCTCATCGCTTCCGACCGGTAA
- a CDS encoding mitochondrial fission ELM1 family protein — protein sequence MEKVRVALVTDRRPGHEKQSRGVVQALRRYLRVDLTECAVARPSPARNLLLFARYWCGGSPGGADVNGCDLVIGSGSPTHLPVLALARQHQARSVICMTPPWPLRDRFDLCLSPIHDRVRPAENIFFTIGPPTSAQATDTHDCAKGLICIGGSDPASHVWDEKRIVADVKTLIQRSRQIRSWTLASSPRTPKSTEYLLAMLAQETAEVRFVPFSQTEPGWIEQQYRQHQIVWITADSISMVYEALSSGCRVGLIPVAWRKKNCKFRYSEAYLVSRRLIRPLSAQLDDTGTWEKRQPLDEADRCAREIVKRWWPNSLR from the coding sequence ATGGAGAAGGTGCGCGTTGCATTGGTAACCGACCGCCGACCGGGGCACGAGAAGCAGTCACGAGGAGTGGTTCAGGCCCTGCGCCGGTATCTCCGCGTTGACCTGACCGAGTGCGCGGTGGCACGACCCTCTCCCGCTCGAAACCTGCTCCTTTTTGCCCGGTATTGGTGCGGCGGTTCTCCGGGGGGGGCGGACGTGAACGGCTGCGATCTGGTTATCGGCAGCGGCTCGCCCACTCACCTGCCCGTTTTGGCTCTGGCTCGGCAGCACCAGGCGCGATCGGTCATCTGCATGACTCCGCCGTGGCCGCTGCGCGACCGCTTCGACCTCTGTCTGTCGCCTATTCATGACCGGGTCCGACCGGCCGAAAACATCTTTTTCACCATCGGTCCACCCACCAGCGCTCAGGCTACCGATACTCACGATTGTGCAAAGGGATTGATTTGTATCGGTGGCAGCGACCCGGCGTCGCACGTCTGGGATGAGAAACGGATCGTAGCCGACGTGAAGACCCTGATTCAGCGGTCCCGGCAGATCCGGAGCTGGACGCTGGCCAGTTCACCGAGAACGCCGAAGAGCACCGAGTACCTGCTGGCCATGCTGGCCCAGGAGACGGCCGAGGTGAGATTTGTGCCTTTCAGCCAGACGGAACCGGGATGGATCGAGCAGCAGTATCGGCAGCATCAGATCGTCTGGATCACCGCCGATTCGATTTCCATGGTCTATGAAGCATTATCATCGGGATGCCGGGTGGGGCTGATACCGGTTGCCTGGAGAAAGAAGAACTGCAAATTTCGTTATAGTGAAGCGTATCTCGTGTCGCGGCGACTGATCAGGCCATTGTCCGCCCAACTGGACGACACCGGAACGTGGGAAAAGAGGCAACCGCTGGACGAGGCGGATCGATGTGCGAGGGAAATAGTCAAGCGATGGTGGCCAAACAGTTTACGATAG
- a CDS encoding O-antigen ligase family protein, with protein sequence MSNSTPCSSTDTTYRSEAKQHFSATSRQIPDRLRRAGVWCAWAACFCIPLSTSLLGLFSGLATLCWLLSGSFRQVPAACKRHPALLFALLLFALLAIGLGYSAAEPADALDALKKYRELLLLPVMVSLLSMHRLAGQRAEQFFVAGCLTLMLISWAMALNLVPSERYGNSLLFHITHSFFMAVLAYWALIYAVNRQSRRLLWIAVFLAATANLFYIAPGRTGMFVYLCLMLLFIMQRLSRWKRLSAIALLVIALIGFYCTSANFSQRIELVAQEIAAYQPGQARSSIGQRFDWWMASLHLIAERPLLGHGTGSFLAAQQQQKWGSDMQPSNNPHNEYLFLAVQVGIPGLALFLAILLCQWREGLRLPPEKKNLMQGVLTALYAGSLMNSLMFDSHQGHFYLFMSAALMATGVEPPVPTDAVEKDSMAGPH encoded by the coding sequence ATGAGCAACTCTACACCATGCAGTTCAACTGATACGACTTACCGGTCTGAAGCCAAACAGCATTTCAGCGCCACCAGCCGACAAATCCCCGATCGGTTGCGCCGGGCAGGCGTCTGGTGTGCATGGGCGGCCTGTTTCTGCATCCCGCTGTCCACTTCCCTGCTGGGCCTGTTTTCCGGTCTCGCCACGCTCTGCTGGCTGCTCTCCGGCAGCTTCCGCCAGGTGCCGGCTGCGTGCAAACGTCATCCAGCGTTGCTGTTCGCCCTGCTGCTCTTCGCTTTGCTCGCCATCGGCCTCGGTTATTCGGCCGCTGAACCTGCCGACGCCCTGGATGCACTGAAGAAATATCGGGAATTACTCCTCCTGCCGGTTATGGTCTCCTTGCTTTCCATGCATCGACTGGCGGGGCAGCGGGCCGAGCAGTTCTTCGTGGCCGGCTGCCTGACGTTGATGCTGATCTCTTGGGCCATGGCCCTGAACCTCGTTCCTTCAGAACGCTATGGCAATTCGTTGCTGTTTCACATCACCCATAGCTTCTTCATGGCCGTTCTCGCCTACTGGGCACTGATCTATGCCGTGAATCGACAGAGCCGTCGTCTCTTGTGGATCGCTGTTTTTTTGGCGGCCACGGCCAATCTGTTCTACATCGCACCGGGCCGAACCGGCATGTTCGTCTACCTGTGCCTGATGCTCCTCTTCATCATGCAACGGTTGAGCCGCTGGAAGCGCCTAAGCGCCATCGCCCTACTGGTCATCGCTCTGATCGGCTTTTATTGCACCTCCGCCAATTTTTCCCAGAGAATTGAACTGGTGGCACAAGAGATTGCCGCCTATCAGCCGGGCCAAGCACGCTCATCGATCGGCCAGCGGTTTGATTGGTGGATGGCGAGCCTTCATTTGATCGCCGAACGGCCGCTGCTGGGTCACGGCACCGGTTCCTTTCTGGCCGCCCAGCAGCAGCAGAAATGGGGAAGCGACATGCAACCGAGCAATAACCCGCATAACGAATACCTCTTCCTGGCCGTTCAAGTTGGCATCCCGGGCCTGGCGCTGTTCCTGGCGATACTGTTGTGTCAATGGCGGGAAGGGCTGCGTTTGCCACCAGAGAAAAAGAACCTCATGCAGGGAGTGCTGACCGCTTTATACGCCGGTTCACTGATGAATTCGCTCATGTTCGATTCCCATCAGGGACATTTCTATCTCTTCATGTCTGCCGCGCTGATGGCGACCGGTGTCGAGCCCCCCGTCCCAACCGATGCGGTCGAAAAAGACTCCATGGCTGGCCCCCACTGA
- a CDS encoding glycosyltransferase family 4 protein: MCEGNSQAMVAKQFTIVQVVPEMDEGGVEGETLDFAVYLARHGHRSMVISGGGRLVRQLEESGVTHIHWRDIGSKSLRCLKYIRKLRCLLAREHVDVLHLRSRLPAWIGYVAWKGMNPLTRPALVTSFHGFYSVNSYSTIMTRGERVIAVSDTIRDHIISNYKVDPARIELIYGGYDTSAFDPARVSRDRVETVRRRWNLLESSVPVIMLPGRITGWKGQDVFVSALEQIKDLPYYALCVGDTEENPSFTKRLKEQIGAAHLEDRIRLVGHCDDMPAALLVADLVVSASSSQPEAFGKVAIEAMAMARPIIATRQGGSLETIRENETGWFVEPSDPDDLARCLRLALADRDRLTVVGREGQRWVQAHFTAQRMCEKTIGCYRRVLEEKEKRRTGQILSVVQMLPELDSGGVERGTLEIGRYLAEHGHRSLVISGGGRLVKQLEAEGSTHFDWDVGAKSPFTIRYVLPLRRLLQQEQVDVLHLRSRMPAWVGYLAWKSLPKKRRPVLVTTFHGFYSVNRYSAIMTKGEGIIAISRSIEQHIREAYRVKKDIRLIFRGVDKDIFDPHAVDPARVAHLRSGWGVNGAVPVVVLPGRLTRLKGQDVFVKALGLLKHAEYQALLIGDTEDNPGFTEELRELARQNGLEDRLSFVGYCDDMPAALLLADIVVSASSNEPEAFGRTTIEAMAMGKPVVATAHGGSMETVTPGLNGWLVRPGDPQDLARALDEALELPARRHSFGQAGRELVNHRFTMQQMCEETEAFYRELVGARRRKLVDSIARCPVETRG; this comes from the coding sequence ATGTGCGAGGGAAATAGTCAAGCGATGGTGGCCAAACAGTTTACGATAGTGCAGGTTGTGCCGGAGATGGACGAGGGCGGTGTTGAAGGTGAAACCCTTGATTTTGCTGTCTATCTGGCCCGTCACGGACATCGATCGATGGTCATCTCGGGCGGCGGGCGTTTGGTGCGCCAACTGGAGGAGAGCGGCGTTACCCACATCCACTGGCGGGATATTGGCTCCAAGAGTCTCCGCTGCCTGAAATATATCCGTAAGCTGCGATGCCTTCTGGCGCGTGAGCACGTGGATGTGCTGCACCTGCGTTCCCGTTTGCCTGCCTGGATCGGCTACGTGGCCTGGAAAGGCATGAACCCGCTGACCCGCCCGGCGCTGGTTACCAGTTTTCACGGTTTTTACTCGGTCAACTCCTACTCGACGATCATGACCAGGGGTGAGCGGGTCATTGCCGTTTCCGATACCATTCGTGATCATATCATCAGTAACTACAAGGTGGACCCGGCTCGTATCGAATTGATCTACGGCGGGTATGACACCAGCGCCTTCGATCCCGCCCGGGTGTCCCGGGATCGGGTCGAAACCGTACGCCGGCGGTGGAATCTTCTTGAATCTTCGGTACCGGTGATCATGCTGCCCGGCAGGATCACCGGGTGGAAAGGGCAGGACGTCTTCGTCTCAGCCCTCGAGCAGATCAAGGATCTGCCGTATTATGCCCTTTGTGTCGGCGATACCGAGGAGAATCCATCCTTTACCAAGCGTCTCAAGGAACAGATTGGTGCCGCGCACCTCGAGGATCGGATCAGACTGGTCGGGCATTGCGACGACATGCCGGCGGCTCTGCTGGTCGCCGATCTGGTGGTGTCGGCCTCCTCCAGTCAGCCCGAGGCCTTCGGCAAGGTGGCCATCGAGGCGATGGCCATGGCGCGGCCGATCATTGCCACGCGGCAGGGGGGAAGCCTGGAGACCATCCGGGAGAATGAGACCGGCTGGTTCGTGGAACCGTCTGATCCGGATGATCTGGCCCGTTGCCTCAGGCTGGCCTTGGCGGACCGTGACCGGCTAACGGTCGTCGGTCGGGAAGGACAGCGGTGGGTGCAGGCCCACTTCACTGCTCAGCGCATGTGCGAGAAGACCATTGGGTGTTATCGGCGCGTGCTCGAAGAAAAAGAAAAGCGCCGGACCGGCCAGATTCTCTCCGTCGTGCAGATGCTTCCGGAACTCGACAGTGGCGGCGTCGAGCGCGGGACTCTGGAGATCGGCCGGTATCTGGCCGAGCACGGGCACCGATCATTGGTCATTTCCGGCGGCGGCAGGCTGGTCAAACAGCTGGAAGCCGAAGGAAGCACGCATTTTGACTGGGACGTGGGAGCCAAAAGCCCGTTCACCATCCGCTATGTGCTGCCGCTTCGCCGATTGCTGCAGCAGGAGCAGGTCGATGTTTTGCATCTGCGTTCCCGGATGCCCGCCTGGGTCGGTTACCTGGCCTGGAAATCGTTGCCGAAAAAACGGCGGCCGGTGCTGGTGACCACCTTCCACGGCTTCTATTCGGTTAACCGGTACAGTGCCATCATGACCAAAGGCGAAGGTATCATTGCCATCTCGCGCAGCATCGAGCAGCACATTCGCGAAGCGTACCGGGTTAAGAAAGATATTAGACTTATTTTTCGCGGGGTTGATAAGGACATTTTCGATCCACACGCCGTTGATCCGGCGCGGGTGGCGCATTTGCGCAGCGGCTGGGGAGTCAACGGCGCGGTACCGGTGGTCGTGTTGCCGGGCCGGTTGACCAGACTCAAGGGCCAGGATGTTTTCGTCAAGGCGCTGGGCTTGCTGAAGCATGCGGAATATCAGGCCTTGCTCATCGGCGACACCGAAGATAACCCCGGTTTTACCGAAGAGTTGCGGGAGTTAGCTAGGCAGAACGGGCTGGAGGATCGCCTCTCGTTTGTCGGTTATTGCGACGATATGCCGGCCGCCCTGCTGCTTGCCGATATCGTGGTGTCAGCTTCGTCCAACGAGCCTGAGGCCTTTGGCCGCACCACCATCGAGGCCATGGCCATGGGCAAACCGGTTGTTGCCACTGCCCATGGCGGCAGCATGGAGACGGTTACCCCCGGCCTGAACGGCTGGCTGGTGCGGCCGGGTGATCCCCAGGATCTCGCCCGTGCCCTGGATGAAGCGCTGGAACTTCCGGCGCGGCGGCATTCCTTTGGTCAGGCCGGCCGAGAATTGGTGAACCACCGCTTTACCATGCAGCAAATGTGTGAAGAAACGGAGGCGTTTTACCGGGAACTGGTAGGTGCCCGGAGGCGAAAGCTGGTCGACTCGATCGCCAGGTGCCCAGTCGAAACGCGGGGATGA
- a CDS encoding SGNH/GDSL hydrolase family protein, with the protein MNERSHTMWRTLAITLALLILGPAYPAFSLDLSSVLPDGGGSDTTTSPPGTRPVSSQETLRIVTFGDSITEGYKATPYSVYLQQMLTASGCNATVNNQGKGGETTINGIERISSVLGKTMPHYIIIMEGANDVKIGLSAQAVVGNLGGMVDKALLAGSRPIVAAITPNTMNGAEIREIPEIYNPGIANMAAGKGVSFVDTYTALAGDAWDSYTFDGIHMTNQGAQVLAQQFMAAISCGKGGGGGGGGGGGGGSGGCFIATAAFGTPLDPYVVVLKEFRDRYLLSNDLGRAFVDRYYTYSPSVAAFISNHEAAKAVVRVMLLPLIGLAYLLVNGYGLLVAAGLGSLLLVAPTYRRLRMVSRS; encoded by the coding sequence ATGAACGAAAGGAGTCACACCATGTGGCGGACACTGGCTATCACCCTTGCCCTGCTGATCCTTGGCCCGGCCTATCCGGCTTTTTCCCTCGATCTGAGTAGCGTCCTGCCGGATGGGGGAGGGAGCGATACCACCACCTCGCCTCCGGGCACGAGACCCGTCTCGAGTCAGGAAACACTGCGCATCGTAACCTTCGGAGACTCCATTACCGAGGGGTACAAGGCCACACCCTATTCGGTCTACCTGCAGCAGATGCTGACCGCCAGCGGATGCAACGCCACCGTCAACAATCAGGGCAAGGGTGGCGAGACCACCATCAACGGCATCGAGCGGATTAGCAGCGTACTCGGGAAAACGATGCCCCATTACATCATCATCATGGAAGGGGCCAACGACGTCAAGATCGGCCTGTCCGCGCAGGCGGTGGTCGGTAACCTGGGAGGCATGGTCGACAAGGCACTGCTTGCAGGTTCTCGGCCGATCGTCGCGGCGATAACGCCCAACACCATGAACGGTGCCGAGATCCGCGAAATCCCCGAGATCTACAACCCGGGGATCGCCAACATGGCGGCCGGCAAAGGCGTCAGTTTTGTCGACACCTATACGGCTCTGGCCGGAGACGCCTGGGACAGCTATACCTTCGACGGTATCCATATGACCAACCAGGGGGCACAGGTCCTCGCGCAGCAATTCATGGCTGCCATCTCCTGCGGCAAGGGAGGTGGCGGCGGTGGCGGCGGTGGCGGCGGCGGTGGAAGCGGGGGCTGTTTCATTGCCACGGCCGCTTTCGGGACACCGCTTGATCCCTATGTGGTAGTGCTCAAAGAGTTCCGGGATCGATACCTGCTGAGCAACGATCTGGGACGAGCCTTCGTGGATCGCTATTATACCTACTCTCCGTCGGTAGCCGCGTTTATCAGTAACCATGAAGCGGCGAAAGCAGTAGTCCGAGTGATGCTCCTGCCGCTCATCGGGCTTGCGTATCTACTGGTCAACGGTTACGGCTTGCTGGTGGCGGCAGGGCTTGGCAGCCTCTTGCTGGTCGCCCCTACCTATCGGCGGTTGCGGATGGTTTCACGGTCATAA
- a CDS encoding TolB family protein produces the protein MMILRKGTFLLAGMLSLHLYAGAAALAVEQAEPVEIDAVWSEARDGRHEIFHTMRRGGQWSDPEMVTDDYFDNQQPAIDRDSQGRIWLVWTAYASQRKELRYTVGDGGVWQESKPIEVETTTNNAPSLAVDGDNVAWLVWAGNNGGDDDIYYAFSTNGQWSEPALVHGPNDRVDVLPVLALASDGRPVVSWQAMVDGNYVTLSSSYGDGKWSEEEPIAEGDEDEADDGAIEEIALPSFIDDNKALFLRLYHSF, from the coding sequence ATGATGATTTTAAGAAAAGGTACATTCCTGTTGGCCGGCATGCTGTCCCTGCATTTATATGCCGGTGCGGCGGCCTTGGCCGTGGAGCAGGCGGAGCCGGTCGAGATTGATGCGGTATGGTCCGAGGCCAGAGATGGTCGGCATGAAATATTTCATACCATGCGCCGTGGCGGTCAGTGGAGCGATCCGGAGATGGTGACCGACGATTATTTCGACAACCAGCAACCGGCCATCGACCGGGACAGCCAAGGGCGGATCTGGCTGGTGTGGACCGCCTACGCCAGTCAACGCAAGGAGCTGCGCTATACCGTCGGGGATGGAGGGGTATGGCAGGAAAGCAAACCGATCGAGGTGGAGACGACAACCAATAATGCCCCGTCCCTCGCGGTGGACGGTGACAACGTGGCATGGTTGGTGTGGGCCGGCAACAATGGCGGTGACGACGATATCTACTACGCTTTCAGCACCAATGGCCAGTGGTCCGAGCCGGCCTTGGTGCATGGCCCCAATGACCGGGTAGACGTCTTACCGGTGTTGGCCCTTGCGTCCGATGGCCGGCCGGTGGTTTCCTGGCAGGCGATGGTGGATGGCAATTATGTGACGCTGTCCAGCAGCTATGGTGACGGCAAGTGGAGCGAAGAGGAGCCGATAGCAGAAGGGGACGAGGACGAGGCCGATGATGGAGCCATCGAGGAGATTGCACTGCCGTCCTTCATCGATGACAACAAGGCGTTGTTTCTGCGTCTGTATCATTCATTTTGA